The DNA window TAATGGAGTTGTCACCTACTTTAATACGCTCCGGAAACATCACATCCACCATCACCATTAACGCAAATGATGTTTCTTTTCCTACTTCCATCTTTAGAAATGAACGATAAAAAAAGTTTTTCCAGCTTAAAAAAGGGGAGTATCTCGCTGCTTGAATGAAGATAAAGTTTTTGACTACCTTCCAAAAAGGGACTGTATCAAACACATGCCACAACGAATTTGCTCCGCTCACAGGGTACCTTTCTGTTCGCCTCATACTTGCTGACCTCTTGCAATATATAGAAGTTCACTAATATGATGAATCATATATGTAGGCTCATAGGTTGCTAAAAATGCTTCTCCTTTGATTGACCAGGCAACAGCAGCAGTATCTACCCCTGCTCTTTGCCCACCAACGATATCATGAAAATTGTCTCCAATCATCAGTGCGTTCTCTTTATCGACTTTCAATCTATTTAGCGCAAGTTCTATTGGCTCAGGATTTGGTTTTGTATGCTTAACATCATCAAATCCAATAATTGTGTCAAATAAAGTCTCACATTTCATCAGCCGAAGACCTCTCTCAATCATACCTCTTCTTTTTGTCGATACGACTGCTAACTTATATCCTTGTTCTTTTAGTTTGTGTAATGTTTCGACAACCCCGTCAAAAGGTGTTACCATTCCATCGTGCTGTTCAATGTTCCAAGCACGATAAGATGCTATTAGTGATTCCGTTAAGGAAGGATCAATTGCATCAAACGTTTCATGTAAAGATGGACCAAGAAAAGGTATAACCGCGTCTCTATCATATTTCCCAGGAAATCTTTCTCCTAAAACATGTAAAAAAGATTCGATGATTAGCTCATTTGTATCTAATAAAGTTCCATCTAAATCAAATAATAATGCTGTATATGCATTTTTCTTCATGATGTTACCACTTCCTCATGTTTTCTTTGCTCCGATTTTCGCCATATATAGGCGACAAT is part of the Psychrobacillus sp. FSL H8-0483 genome and encodes:
- a CDS encoding acyltransferase, coding for MRRTERYPVSGANSLWHVFDTVPFWKVVKNFIFIQAARYSPFLSWKNFFYRSFLKMEVGKETSFALMVMVDVMFPERIKVGDNSIIGYNTTILAHEYLIDEYRIGDVIIGDRVLIGANTTILPGVSIGNDAIVSAATLVNADVPEGCFVGGNPMRIIYTKEQMIERNNK
- the ppaX gene encoding pyrophosphatase PpaX — its product is MKKNAYTALLFDLDGTLLDTNELIIESFLHVLGERFPGKYDRDAVIPFLGPSLHETFDAIDPSLTESLIASYRAWNIEQHDGMVTPFDGVVETLHKLKEQGYKLAVVSTKRRGMIERGLRLMKCETLFDTIIGFDDVKHTKPNPEPIELALNRLKVDKENALMIGDNFHDIVGGQRAGVDTAAVAWSIKGEAFLATYEPTYMIHHISELLYIARGQQV